The Alphaproteobacteria bacterium genome includes a window with the following:
- a CDS encoding GFA family protein translates to MKIAGGCHCGAVRYEINGEALTHALCHCSDCRRHSGAPMVAWAMFPADAVKTTKGTTKTYASSTDGRRYFCADCGTGLFYTNAAILPGITDVQSATFDDPNALPAHAHIQTAERIGWMEAAHDLPMFERYPPQN, encoded by the coding sequence ATGAAGATCGCGGGCGGTTGTCACTGCGGCGCCGTCCGCTACGAGATCAATGGCGAAGCGCTGACGCATGCGCTTTGCCATTGTTCCGATTGCCGCCGGCATTCGGGCGCGCCGATGGTCGCTTGGGCGATGTTCCCGGCCGACGCGGTCAAGACGACCAAGGGCACGACGAAAACCTACGCGTCCTCGACGGACGGACGGCGCTATTTCTGCGCCGATTGCGGCACCGGATTGTTCTATACGAACGCGGCGATCCTGCCCGGCATCACCGACGTGCAGAGCGCCACATTCGACGATCCGAACGCGCTGCCCGCGCACGCGCATATCCAAACGGCCGAGCGTATCGGCTGGATGGAAGCCGCGCACGATCTGCCGATGTTCGAGCGTTATCCGCCGCAGAATTAA
- the ndk gene encoding nucleoside-diphosphate kinase, with the protein MAIERTFSIIKPDATRRNLTGAINALIEKSGLRIVAQKRIWMTKTQAETFYGVHKERPFFGSLVAFMTSGPVVVQVLEGENAVAKYREVMGATNPANAAPGTIRKEFAESIEANSAHGSDSVENAAIEVAFFFAGLEIVG; encoded by the coding sequence ATGGCCATCGAGCGTACCTTTTCGATCATCAAGCCCGACGCGACCCGCCGCAATCTGACGGGCGCCATCAACGCCCTGATCGAGAAGTCGGGCCTGCGCATCGTCGCCCAGAAGCGCATTTGGATGACCAAGACCCAGGCCGAGACGTTCTACGGCGTCCACAAGGAACGCCCGTTCTTCGGCTCGCTGGTCGCGTTCATGACCTCCGGCCCCGTCGTCGTGCAGGTGCTGGAAGGCGAAAACGCCGTCGCCAAATATCGCGAAGTGATGGGCGCCACCAACCCGGCCAACGCCGCCCCCGGCACGATCCGCAAGGAATTCGCGGAATCGATCGAGGCGAACTCGGCGCATGGTTCGGACAGCGTCGAAAACGCGGCGATCGAAGTCGCGTTCTTCTTCGCCGGCCTCGAAATCGTCGGCTGA